The following proteins are encoded in a genomic region of Magnolia sinica isolate HGM2019 chromosome 1, MsV1, whole genome shotgun sequence:
- the LOC131237275 gene encoding receptor-like serine/threonine-protein kinase SD1-8, with product MGRGRSINGFLVFPIAVIFFLFCTGFSHAVDTLSQGQLIRDVGWERLISESEIFILGFFSPGPTANRYVGIWYYKIARQTIVWVANRERPLAYSTDTALTIDTSGNLVILDGEGSSLVIGASASDARNTSIKLLDNGNLVLREGRSDDDGGRVLWQSFDYPTDTFLPGMKLGVKKDLWDRRNLLTSWKSIKDPAPGVFNLGQAPNGSDVLSILQGQMMYWTSRPWSDHPFGLNHESRSSYDYKFISNGNINYFAYSVKNNSILSRIVLSLMGQLEQFTWSEDTHDWELVWSQPQDLCKVHALCGAFGICTSKRLPACECPQGFEPMFPEYWNLNAWNSGCQRKTNLQCSNVNSVNEEKDVFLTLPRMQRPVNSQSLEIGSIDQCELACLGNCSCTVYAYNTGKCFIWNGNLLNLQKLSDGSDLRLRLSASEQLNFPDEGKERLSDEGNKKHSWVIIAVVVVTVVLLCASILCYLQLKRLKRNEKKRQVQELFSLGLDDNPTSTSTYAHANEIGETSERDQELQFFTFTTIAAATGNFSAANKLGAGGFGPVYKGKLLKGQEIAVKRLSSASGQGLKEFKNEIILVAKLQHMNLVRLFGYCIRGEEKILIYEYMPNKSLDSHLFDPTTENQLDWGKRVHIIDGIAQGLLYLHTYSRLRIIHRDLKPSNILLDGDMNPKISDFGMARIFGRNESQANTNRVVGTYGYMSPEYAMQGLFSEKSDVFSFGVLLLEIVHGKKNIYFNHSDHSLNLLGYAWELYKEGRGIELIDRRLSDSLPSFSSFEVSRYIHVALLCVQERASDRPTMSDVVFMLKNETATLRDANQPAYLIGGSIEEVNLHSSGKGSCSVNDETVSIIEAR from the exons ATGGGTCGCGGCAGAAGTATCAATGGGTTCCTTGTTTTTCCCATCGCAGTGATCTTCTTCTTATTTTGCACGGGATTCTCCCACGCAGTAGATACCTTATCGCAGGGCCAATTAATAAGGGATGTCGGCTGGGAAAGGCTAATTTCTGAAAGTGAGATATTCATATTAGGATTCTTTAGTCCTGGCCCTACTGCCAACCGCTACGTTGGAATATGGTATTACAAGATCGCAAGACAAACAATTGTATGGGTTGCTAACAGAGAAAGGCCGCTCGCCTATTCAACTGATACAGCTCTTACAATCGACACTAGTGGGAATTTGGTGATTTTGGATGGGGAAGGGAGCTCCCTTGTCATAGGAGCTTCAGCTTCCGACGCAAGAAATACAAGCATCAAGCTCTTGGATAATGGGAACCTTGTATTAAGAGAAGGAAGATCCGATGACGACGGAGGACGGGTCTTGTGGCAAAGCTTTGATTACCCCACCGATACTTTTTTGCCTGGCATGAAGCTTGGGGTGAAGAAAGATCTCTGGGACCGCCGGAACCTTCTTACTTCATGGAAGAGCATTAAAGACCCTGCTCCTGGGGTTTTCAATCTTGGGCAGGCTCCGAATGGTTCAGATGTGTTGTCAATTCTACAAGGGCAGATGATGTACTGGACTAGCAGGCCATGGAGCGATCATCCTTTTGGCCTAAATCATGAATCAAGATCTTCATACGATTACAAATTCATTTCAAATGGAAACATCAACTATTTCGCTTACTCAGTTAAAAACAATTCAATACTGTCAAGAATTGTTTTGAGTTTGATGGGCCAGCTTGAGCAATTCACGTGGTCGGAGGATACCCATGATTGGGAATTGGTCTGGTCGCAACCACAAGATCTTTGTAAAGTTCATGCTCTATGTGGGGCATTTGGAATCTGCACCTCAAAAAGATTGCCTGCTTGCGAATGCCCACAAGGTTTCGAACCAATGTTTCCAGAATATTGGAATTTGAATGCTTGGAACAGCGGGTGCCAGAGGAAAACCAATTTGCAATGCAGTAATGTAAATTCGGTGAATGAAGAAAAAGATGTGTTCTTGACATTGCCCAGAATGCAAAGGCCAGTAAATTCGCAGAGTTTGGAAATTGGGAGTATTGATCAATGCGAACTAGCCTGTTTGGGGAACTGTTCTTGTACTGTGTATGCTTACAACACTGGCAAATGTTTCATTTGGAATGGAAATCTGTTGAATCTACAAAAATTATCTGACGGTAGTGATCTTCGCCTCCGTCTTTCAGCTTCCGAGCAGCTGAACTTTCCAG atgaagGTAAGGAACGACTTTCAGATGAAGGAAACAAGAAGCATTCATGGGTAATCATTGCTGTAGTAGTCGTTACGGTTGTTCTTCTGTGCGCCTCAATTCTCTGCTATTTACAGTTGAAAAGGCTAAAACGAAACG AGAAGAAGAGACAAGTCCAAGAGCTGTTTTCATTGGGATTGGATGATAATCCAACGTCTACCAGCACGTATGCCCATGCAAATGAGATTGGTGAAACTAGTGAGAGGGATCAAGAGTTGCAATTTTTCACTTTCACTACAATAGCAGCGGCTACCGGTAATTTCTCTGCTGCAAACAAGCTTGGAGCAGGAGGGTTTGGGCCTGTTTACAAG GGTAAATTGCTCAAGGGACAAGAAATAGCAGTGAAAAGGCTCTCCAGTGCTTCAGGACAAGGACTGAAAGAGTTCAAGAACGAGATTATCCTCGTCGCAAAGCTTCAACACATGAATCTTGTTAGGCTTTTTGGTTATTGCATCAGAGGAGAAGAAAAGATACTGATCTATGAATACATGCCCAACAAAAGCTTGGATTCCCACCTCTTTG ATCCAACCACTGAAAATCAATTAGATTGGGGGAAACGAGTTCACATCATTGATGGCATTGCTCAAGGTCTACTCTATCTTCATACATACTCTAGACTGAGGATCATCCACAGAGACCTAAAACCCAGCAACATTcttttggatggtgacatgaacCCTAAGATATCCGATTTTGGAATGGCAAGGATCTTTGGACGCAACGAATCCCAAGCAAATACTAATAGGGTTGTTGGGACATA CGGTTATATGTCGCCCGAGTATGCCATGCAGGGTCTTTTCTCGGAGAAATCTGACGTCTTTAGCTTTGGAGTTTTACTATTAGAAATTGTGCATGGCAAGAAGAACATTTACTTCAATCATTCAGACCACTCTCTAAATCTCCTCGGATAT GCATGGGAGTTGTATAAAGAGGGAAGGGGCATCGAGTTGATAGATCGAAGGTTGAGTGATTCactcccttctttttcttcttttgaagtTAGTAGATACATTCATGTGGCGCTTTTATGTGTGCAAGAAAGAGCGAGCGATAGACCCACCATGTCCGATGTTGTTTTTATGCTTAAAAATGAAACCGCCACTCTTCGTGATGCTAACCAACCTGCCTATCTCATCGGAGGAAGCATCGAAGAGGTGAATTTGCACTCAAGTGGGAAGGGAAGTTGTTCTGTGAATGATGAAACTGTTTCTATTATAGAAGCACGGTAG